In Phormidium ambiguum IAM M-71, one DNA window encodes the following:
- a CDS encoding sensor histidine kinase, translating to MKANIFSKNDRRNTWVMIAIAFAIVISLEYATPSEYLFGYLYIGPILLTNYRLGRRANLQVTLAASVLTLLNLLIPREHLLPPTVANRLIAVLALLVTGWLSDRIRHYEEAIAHQQAQLLYQKQLASMREDFISTLTHDLKTPLLGAIETIKSFQRGQFGECSFAQRKVLEMMIRSHQSTLQLVQTLLDIYHYDSEGLKLQLTSVNLCSLVEEVIATLTELAASRRVHITLNYGESNFRKNLWVNGDALQLQRVFTNLLINAINHSPRGGKINVILESDSHQQVVKILDCGQGIPTDELAHLFERFYQGNSDRQSQGSGLGLYLSRQIIAAHGGTIWAENLLPSGALFGFRLPTSPATSENS from the coding sequence ATGAAAGCAAATATTTTTAGCAAAAACGATCGCAGAAATACTTGGGTAATGATTGCGATCGCATTTGCGATCGTCATATCTTTAGAATATGCTACCCCCTCAGAATATTTATTTGGCTATCTTTATATAGGGCCAATTTTATTGACTAATTATCGTTTAGGTAGAAGAGCAAATTTACAAGTAACCTTAGCAGCTTCGGTATTAACACTGTTAAATTTACTGATACCCCGCGAACATTTATTGCCACCAACTGTGGCAAATCGATTAATCGCAGTATTGGCACTTTTGGTAACAGGATGGTTAAGCGATCGCATTCGTCATTATGAAGAAGCAATTGCTCATCAGCAAGCCCAATTACTTTACCAAAAACAACTAGCGAGTATGCGAGAAGATTTCATTTCTACACTGACTCACGATTTAAAAACTCCACTTTTAGGCGCGATTGAAACAATTAAATCTTTTCAAAGAGGACAATTTGGCGAATGTAGTTTTGCTCAACGTAAAGTCTTAGAAATGATGATTCGTTCTCATCAATCGACGCTACAATTAGTCCAAACTCTCTTAGATATATACCACTATGATTCCGAAGGATTAAAATTACAACTAACATCAGTCAATTTATGTTCATTAGTTGAAGAAGTAATTGCTACTCTGACAGAATTAGCCGCCTCACGTCGAGTGCATATTACACTTAATTATGGAGAATCAAATTTTCGGAAAAATTTGTGGGTAAATGGAGATGCTTTACAATTACAGCGAGTCTTTACTAATTTACTAATTAATGCGATAAATCATTCTCCACGTGGGGGCAAAATCAACGTGATATTAGAAAGTGATTCCCATCAACAAGTAGTGAAGATTTTAGATTGTGGACAAGGGATACCTACAGATGAACTAGCTCACTTATTTGAGCGATTTTACCAAGGAAATAGCGATCGCCAAAGTCAAGGTTCTGGACTAGGCTTATATTTAAGTCGGCAAATTATTGCCGCACATGGCGGTACAATTTGGGCAGAAAACCTACTTCCATCTGGTGCTTTGTTTGGTTTTCGACTCCCAACTTCCCCAGCAACTTCTGAGAATTCGTAA